A window of the Bombus huntii isolate Logan2020A chromosome 8, iyBomHunt1.1, whole genome shotgun sequence genome harbors these coding sequences:
- the LOC126869052 gene encoding uncharacterized protein MAL13P1.304-like isoform X1 gives MASDLSSECTETVGVLDEKEEGEISLEDVSSSEEGHLNYGYGTKISHCSNFLSTQQNATCCTAPAKFYPSKGSNRREVDLILQDAVQGKENLHQMKESGCIGTKHTASTLQEKNDDLVPISSDSDMEIVGLADNSKQIMIRSPSKNRKKKKKKKKRNRILSLDNLDSSATADVSKKECASIVKDDTTKNTSRSHHREMSPIHRRSRSRIILRSPPKRHRSLIKTRSPFRRSKSPITRTRSPVTRRSPRRLKSPKRSPYRSSTKTMPRKTSHIDLKSSHNYTDTTHKLLKKVRKLDSMGTHSLEETLNKNKEHASSLKEKLTNMMKSASNNNTDLTNSSKGKSIKDINKKESNDADDEEDLALLRQKALETKQNKSNKQNEQLKTETIKHVSANMNDDQDEEDLELRMIALRSAVLKKHQNRIQKGIQLGKSKKSNSFRSESPFTQSFLDSIPIPGEENSASPPHTPFPVNESDHTEDMELDTYVEKEKEKLPYSPTDKITANISVDTELLGIQPSDVSCISLNGANNSANFNTSITSNQDDQKSYQEKIVENRSFLPNIAYYAQSQNPLCATNANIQYSSTDLTETFKSDFMKVHHSHLNVSSYENTCATVKSNHTSEVLDINSIQEMPYSPTDTPVYDPDLSHALPQALGPLTISNSSLVSLESYISNTCGNNEQYNNVSTNQHTQSTKQVDNVNEDEQLSKAETFSLDPILRSNTSYLMESISPSSSMITIDDLPETEADVNLLTDTFKNIKTSEYIPDISNNVKDKISEPLYMKGLPDVTKDTNKIPTLINRTLVPAPILKTNKQLQLPLPTRKNALQQEPTFKSAEMQPVVINKESSTKINASFKPIKLMSFSQKSHSILTIPTAFHEDVTNEISTDKSSHISLVESNPSATLAQNNIITSPNNTGDIKILTQKKKKLLKRGLKRKSAASLIAKKHNTLCTNDDNVNTVDKQICKSDQVLYADNKQNQKETQTRMDETDCVHICTSEMSKNIDDKLNKISLETNEDKIQRSNNSSNDHQTSAQEKSTENRRQSLDEDEDALRAILLASLPKRTKITNSCSNSVALTTTSATSAVSNQTVSNMVLSTVNNLPTPHINLCGSENDKNQSNAGEKIYNVTQKSLSLESIKASNTVIGRKRSIPITKSPQKKFIKRISIPASTKVVNNAKKYQNTMIQKRLNLQRATIYNKQKIAENEVLSKMKSNDSKWSANTKALSDTQRIVINLESDTESDSESEWQKSTAASSAHTVTIEKHQPAINPTAEFEKNLDQFLRAVRKKQESMAAARPTVISQTSKKDAVLVTKPEKSNSSNLQTPLAVRHLPASQQEEYRRLKQQILEREKLKLHKTIENNSLIKNKNMEVSSKPISSNSSSKQLYAKLHYTIPSKSQSISTQQLNKENCSKNLADSVKSTTISTSNIQSCISKMYDVDKQEHTDPTQTKALTKSIINNISVSAESSPNNIGNKAVGNMQPTNISRKSPTKTKTSPSLKILSTDEVNRKYVQVQVKNDTNDRVVTINDKVTLNNETIIDRSENISGNKNSSNKNIYDNNINQLSCPTKEDIVSNNTPFGNNNTVDSDTSTIILSRTPQSWNESLNTSESTIYLPQCQDDTLLTSSTKDKYDIHFLSPKNNISPKDIRSVEENWEEIKKDVKTELNTLINLSRAEQEQRLIDTEQELVMKRYTILDDLAKMSQNLRQWHMERDLQTNLAAEVKKLREQLKVAEERLQVQRNRINNIGPKVVEARGKINAGRQKCYKLAIICTNLGNRIVGRDYKIPEAGAQLLDNRLKEVANHTRQLSRKKVPSIDISDIYELSKLEETTVSSACTEICQSDTLEESNTTILNENESPIKSNEIRKTVHKEVTTVNVSDTDKKKNIVLNNCAPSINEESTPTQNNHEQEVSTEQTNLSDNPVPTTGVLNSQDAQKLDNEVVVPENNVIRSTTLEAGSKRRNATRLEGELSTKKTLLPYESILTHFKVPRNTNPNGVLCPYELMGTCSDGDCQFIHQTGSQTK, from the exons ATGGCTAGCGATTTGTCGAGTGAGTGTACGGAAACAGTTGGTGTGTTAGATGAGAAAGAAGAAGGTGAGATATCCTTGGAAGATGTAAGTTCTTCCGAGGAAGGACATTTAAATTACGGATATGGCACTAAAATTTCTCATTGTTCAAATTTTCTGTCGACTCAACAAAATGCAACGTGCTGTACGGCTCCTGCCAAGTTTTATCCTTCCAAGGGTTCTAATAGAAGag AAGTTGACCTTATTCTACAAGATGCAGTCCAGGGCAAAGAAAATCTTCATCAAATGAAAGAATCAGGATGCATTGGAACAAAACATACAGCTTCTACACTTCAAGAAAAAAATGACGACCTTGTGCCTATTTCAAGTGACAGTGATATGGAAATTGTTGGTCTTGCAGATAATTCTAAACAAATTATGATACGTTCTCCTTCcaaaaacagaaagaaaaaaaagaagaaaaagaaaagaaatcgtATACTTTCATTGGATAATCTAGATTCTTCGGCTACTGCAGATGTATCTAAGAAAGAATGCGCTAGTATAGTAAAAGATGATACGACAAAAAATACTTCTAGGTCACATCACAGAGAAATGAGTCCTATTCATAGAAGAAGTAGATCAAGAATAATTCTAAGATCACCACCCAAAAGACATAGATCTCTTATAAAAACAAGATCTCCTTTTAGAAGATCAAAATCGCCAATTACTCGTACTAGATCACCAGTGACAAGGAGGTCTCCAAGAAGACTTAAATCTCCTAAAAGATCACCATACAGATCTTCAACAAAGACAATGCCTCGGAAAACGTCACATATTGACTTAAAATCATCCCATAATTATACTGATACTACACataaattactaaaaaaaGTCAGAAAATTAGATTCAATGGGAACTCATTCATTAGAAGaaactttaaataaaaataaagagcATGCATCTTCATTAAAAGAGAAGTTAACAAATATGATGAAAAGTGCTTCTAACAATAATACTGATTTGACAAATTCTTCAAAAGGAAAATCTATAaaggatataaataaaaaggaatCTAATGATGCAGATGATGAAGAAGATTTGGCATTATTAAGGCAGAAAGCTCTtgaaacaaaacaaaataaatcaaataaacAAAATGAACAGCTAAAGACTGAAACTATAAAACATGTGAGTGCAAATATGAATGATGATCAAGATGAAGAAGATTTGGAATTAAGAATGATTGCACTTCGTTCTGCTGTATTAAAAAAACATCAGAATAGAATTCAAAAGGGAATTCAATTGGGGAAGTCTAAGAAATCTAATAGCTTTCGTAGTGAAAGTCCATTTACTCAAAGCTTTTTAGATAGCATTCCTATACCTGGAGAGGAAAATTCTGCATCACCACCTCATACTCCATTCCCTGTAAATGAAAGTGATCATACAGAGGATATGGAATTAGATACATatgttgaaaaagaaaaagaaaaattaccatATTCTCCAACAGACAAAATTACTGCCAATATATCTGTGGATACAGAATTGTTGGGTATTCAACCATCTGATGTATCGTGCATCTCTCTTAATGGAGCAAATAATAGTGCAAATTTTAATACATCTATAACAAGTAATCAGGATGATCAAAAATCTTATCAGGagaaaattgttgaaaatcgAAGTTTTTTGCCAAATATTGCATATTATGCACAATCACAAAATCCATTATGTGCTACAAATGCAAATATACAATATTCATCAACTGACTTAACAGAAACTTTTAAATCAGATTTTATGAAAGTACATCATTCTCATTTAAATGTATCTTCTTATGAAAATACATGTGCTACTGTTAAAAGCAATCATACTTCTGAAGTTTTAGATATTAATTCGATCCAAGAAATGCCTTATTCTCCAACTGACACTCCTGTATATGATCCTGATTTATCACATGCTCTTCCACAAGCTCTTGGTCCACTAACTATCTCAAATTCTTCCTTAGTTTCTTTAGAATCATATATTTCTAATACATGTGGAAATAATGaacaatataataatgtatCAACAAATCAACATACACAAAGTACAAAACAAGTAGACAATGTAAATGAAGATGAACAATTAAGTAAAGCAGAAACATTTTCATTGGATCCAATTCTTAGGTCTAATACAAGTTATCTTATGGAATCAATATCTCCTAGTAGTTCAATGATAACAATTGATGATCTTCCTGAAACTGAAGCAGATGTAAATCTATTAACTGATACTTTCAAAAACATAAAAACTTCAGAGTACATTCCAGATATATCAAATAATGTTAAAGACAAAATATCAGAACCGCTTTATATGAAGGGATTACCAGATGTTACCaaagatacaaataaaataccaACATTAATTAATAGAACACTAGTTCCAGCACCAATTTtgaaaacaaacaaacaattGCAACTGCCACTACCAACTAGAAAGAATGCATTACAACAAGAACCTACATTCAAAAGTGCAGAAATGCAGCCAGTTGTTATTAATAAAGAAAGTAGTACAAAGATAAATGCTTCCTTTAAACCTATAAAATTAATGTCCTTTTCACAAAAGTCACATTCTATTTTAACTATACCAACTGCATTTCATGAAGATGTAACTAATGAAATATCTACAGATAAATCATCTCATATCTCACTAGTAGAAAGTAATCCCAGTGCAACTCTGgcacaaaataatataattacaagcccAAATAATACAggtgatattaaaattctaacacaaaagaaaaagaaactgcTTAAAAGgggattaaaaagaaaaagtgcTGCATCATTAATTGCAAAAAAACACAATACATTATGTACAAACGATGATAATGTAAATACTGTAGATAAGCAAATATGTAAATCAGATCAAGTTCTTTATGCAGATAATAAACAAAATCAAAAAGAAACGCAGACACGAATGGACGAGACAGATTGTGTCCATATATGTACGTCAGAAATGTCCAAAAATATTGATGataaactaaataaaatttctttagaaACTAATGAAGATAAAATACAGAGAAGTAATAATTCATCTAATGATCATCAAACATCAGCACAAGAAAAGAGTACAGAAAACAGAAGACAAAGTCTTGATGAAGATGAAGATGCATTAAGGGCAATTTTATTAGCTTCTTTGCCAAAACGAACAAAAATCACTAACAGTTGTTCCAATTCAGTTGCACTTACAACAACAAGTGCTACATCTGCTGTATCAAATCAAACTGTATCAAATATGGTATTATCTACAGTTAATAATTTACCAACTCcacatataaatttatgtggttctgaaaacgataaaaatcaATCAAATGCCGgagagaaaatatataatgttaCACAGAAAAGTTTATCTCTTGAAAGTATTAAGGCTTCAAACACAGTAATTGGAAGAAAAAGATCAATTCCTATAACAAAAAGTCCACagaagaaatttataaaaagaatttcaattcCTGCAAGTACAAAAGTTGTAAATAATGCGAAAAAATACCAAAATACAATGATTCAAAAGAGATTAAATTTACAAAGAGCTACAATTTATAACAAGCAAAAAATTGCAGAAAATGAAGTTCTGTCTAAAATGAAATCTAATGACAGTAAATGGTCTGCTAATACAAAGGCATTGTCCGATACACAAAGGATTGTTATAAATTTAGAGTCTGATACAGAAAGTGATTCTGAATCTGAATGGCAAAAGAGTACAGCTGCTTCTTCAGCACATACTGTCACAATAGAAAAACATCAACCAGCAATAAATCCTacagcagagtttgaaaaaaatttaGATCAATTTTTACGTGCAGTACGGAAAAAACAAGAATCTATGGCAGCTGCAAGACCAACTGTAATATCACAAACATCTAAGAAAGATGCAGTATTAGTAACAAAACCAGAAAAATCAAATTCATCCAATCTACAAACACCACTG GCTGTTCGTCATTTACCTGCATCTCAGCAAGAGGAATATCGACGGTTAAAACAACAAATTTTAGAACGCGAGAAGCTGAAGCTACataaaacaatagaaaacaacagtttaataaaaaataaaaatatggaagTATCTTCAAAACCCATATCATCCAATAGCTCAAGTAAACAGTTATATGCGAAACTACATTATACAATACCCTCAAAAAGTCAAAGTATAAGTACACAACAATTAAATAAGGAAAATTGCTCTAAAAATTTAGCAGATTCAGTAAAAAGTACCACTATATCAACGAGCAACATTCAGTCATGTATCAGCAAAATGTATGATGTTGATAAACAAGAACATACAGATCCAACTCAAACAAAAGCACTAACAAagtcaataataaataatatatctgtATCTGCTGAAAGTAGTCCAAATAATATTGGAAACAAAGCAGTTGGAAACATGCAACCGACGAATATATCGCGAAAGAGTCCAACGAAAACAAAAACTTCACCTAGCTTAAAAATTTTATCTACGGATGAAGTAAATCGAAAATATGTACAGGTACAAGTAAAAAATGATACAAACGATCGAGTGGTAACAATAAATGATAAAGTGACCTTAAATAACGAAACAATAATCGATCGAAGTGAAAATATTtctggaaataaaaatagcagtaataaaaatatatatgataataatataaatcaaCTTTCATGTCCTACAAAGGAAGACATTGTTTCTAATAATACTCCATTTGGTAATAACAATACAGTGGACTCAGATACATCgactattattttatcaagAACACCTCAAAGTTGGAATGAAAGTCTTAATACATCTGAATCTACAATATATCTTCCACAATGTCAGGATGATACATTATTGACTTCAAGTACAAAAGATAAATATGACATCCATTTTCTATCGCCCAAAAACAATATATCACCAAAAGATATAAGAAGCGTAGAAGAAAATTgggaagaaattaaaaaagatgtCAAGACAGAGCTAAATACTCTTATTAATCTTTCACGCGCGGAACAAGAACAACGTTTAATAGATACAGAACAAGAATTAGTTATGAAACG CTATACAATCTTAGATGATTTGGCGAAGATGTCGCAAAATCTTCGTCAGTGGCATATGGAAAGAGATCTACAGACGAATTTAGCGGCTGAAGTCAAAAAGCTCAGGGAACAGCTCAAAGTTGCTGAAGAAAGATTACAAGTGCAACGTAATCGTATTAATAATATAGGTCCAAAAGTAGTAGAAGCTCGCGGAAAAATCAATGCAGGTCGCCAAAAATGCTATAAACTCGCAATTATTTGTACAAACTTGGGAAATAGAATTGTAGGAAGAGattataa GATACCTGAAGCTGGAGCACAACTTTTAGATAATAGATTGAAAGAAGTAGCTAATCACACGCGGCAACTTTCCCGGAAAAAAGTACCATCTATTGACATTTCCGACATATACGAATTATCAAAATTGGAAGAAACAACTGTGTCTAGTGCATGTACAGAAATTTGTCAAAGTGACACTCTGGAAGAATCCAATACAACAATTTTAAACGAAAATGAATCTCCAATAAAATCtaatgaaattagaaaaactgTACACAAAGAAGTTACTACAGTAAATGTAAGTGATACagataagaaaaaaaatatagtatTAAATAATTGTGCTCCAAGCATTAATGAAGAAAGTACACCTACACAAAACAACCATGAACAAGAAGTATCTACTGAACAAACAAACTTAAGTGATAATCCTGTTCCTACTACTGGTGTGCTTAACTCGCAAGATGCTCAAAAGCTGGATAATGAGGTAGTGGTACcagaaaataatgtaataaggtCTACAACTTTAGAAGCGGGCAGTAAAAGGAGGAATGCTACGAGACTTGAAGGGGAACTTTCAACGAAAAAAACACTTTTACCTTATGAATCAATATTAACACACTTTAAGGTACCAAG GAACACGAATCCCAATGGCGTCCTTTGTCCATACGAACTGATGGGAACATGCAGTGATGGAGATTGTCAATTTATTCATCAAACAGGGAGCCAAACCAAGTAG